A stretch of [Clostridium] scindens DNA encodes these proteins:
- a CDS encoding DUF3658 domain-containing protein — MIEVVFHESAAGSLKLAQGYRRGKFRTSPKSVFVGSGKNGESRGLLRQEKERERLACEEAVPFGGTAADIFAFHLMLSVGDISGDGVCRRRLETLNCMFGMYPEGAGSSAAKEIFDRACKDLETIRQRLDAGEQVRIWYSSHPDEMCGLHWFLTQLVQDMPSTKVSIVKLPDWEIKEQTLAVHTGWGEVDLDEWHRYANLQKEVSPVFVSAAASKWRQLQEENAVLRAVINGRLFSVPEDFYDHFIRSEIENQNDEFQEGQLIGRILGKYQLGISDGWLAMRIEKMIENGKLQIITNAPSDCPAYHRVIRKIT, encoded by the coding sequence ATGATTGAGGTTGTATTTCATGAAAGCGCCGCGGGAAGCCTGAAATTGGCACAAGGATATAGAAGGGGGAAATTCAGGACATCACCTAAAAGTGTATTTGTTGGAAGCGGCAAAAATGGCGAATCACGAGGACTGCTTCGCCAGGAAAAGGAGCGGGAGCGGCTTGCCTGTGAAGAGGCAGTACCATTCGGAGGAACTGCTGCTGATATATTTGCTTTTCATCTGATGCTGAGTGTCGGCGATATTTCCGGAGACGGCGTTTGCAGGAGACGCTTAGAGACACTAAATTGCATGTTTGGGATGTATCCGGAAGGGGCCGGCTCTTCTGCAGCAAAAGAGATCTTTGACAGAGCCTGCAAGGACTTGGAGACCATCCGGCAGCGTTTGGATGCCGGTGAACAGGTACGCATATGGTACAGCAGCCACCCGGATGAGATGTGCGGATTACACTGGTTTTTGACACAACTTGTCCAGGATATGCCATCTACAAAAGTTTCCATCGTAAAACTTCCAGATTGGGAAATAAAAGAGCAGACCCTGGCGGTACATACTGGATGGGGTGAGGTTGATCTGGATGAATGGCACAGGTATGCAAATTTGCAAAAAGAGGTGTCCCCAGTTTTTGTGTCTGCCGCTGCATCGAAATGGAGGCAGCTGCAGGAAGAGAACGCTGTATTGCGCGCAGTAATTAACGGAAGGCTGTTCAGTGTACCGGAAGATTTTTACGATCATTTTATAAGGAGCGAGATAGAAAATCAGAATGATGAATTCCAGGAAGGACAGCTGATCGGAAGGATATTAGGGAAATACCAGCTAGGTATCAGCGATGGCTGGCTGGCGATGCGTATCGAAAAAATGATTGAAAATGGGAAACTCCAGATTATCACTAATGCGCCATCCGACTGTCCTGCGTATCATCGAGTGATCAGAAAAATAACTTAG
- a CDS encoding class I SAM-dependent methyltransferase: MKVLRAIHYAVLNEISHSRTIPQTILDVGFGNGAFTQVVSATFPNSNITAIDTSIPQLFSSDNIAFTEGSVEQLSFVSESFDLVITVLSLHHWKEKDKGISEIYRVLKKDGRLIIGDPLLEDWMSNRILGSLMQVLDGGVFTDKKRVSEYLIRSGFEDISIRPVPKTMKSLYLIKAKK, from the coding sequence GTGAAGGTATTGAGGGCGATACATTATGCGGTTTTAAATGAAATTAGTCATTCACGGACAATTCCACAAACTATATTAGATGTCGGTTTCGGAAACGGGGCATTTACTCAAGTGGTTTCTGCTACATTCCCAAATAGCAATATTACTGCTATTGACACTTCTATTCCCCAATTATTTTCATCTGACAATATAGCATTTACTGAAGGAAGTGTTGAACAACTGTCATTTGTTTCAGAATCGTTTGATTTAGTTATTACCGTGCTGTCGTTACATCACTGGAAAGAAAAAGACAAAGGCATTAGCGAAATATATCGAGTTCTTAAAAAAGATGGCAGGCTTATAATCGGTGACCCGTTACTTGAAGATTGGATGAGCAATCGTATTCTTGGATCATTAATGCAAGTGTTGGATGGTGGCGTCTTTACAGATAAGAAAAGAGTAAGTGAATATTTAATTAGGTCAGGATTTGAGGACATTAGCATTAGACCTGTCCCTAAAACGATGAAATCGCTATATCTTATTAAGGCAAAAAAGTAA
- a CDS encoding sensor histidine kinase — translation MIDTWMVILFPYLDFIPFAIPRYLMFKEKLRIPFRYVLVLITAVATLNSLCFYLINRGGYEMAVQWTTIMRYGFMIVNLTLSFTLIKESFSKLMFTYLLLFAWSFFVFGNANYIESRFFWDFSDQHPYLVYNIARVIVYLLTCPFLFHFFRHTITDAIKIQDETMWRHLWKIPLFSSLFGMLYCFSDDVYAYATWQFMVSRYLMLFGTCYVSYVALKVLEISKSRTQLEEALKYANHSILIQKKQFDSLARHMDDMRRARHDLRQHLAVVQSYIEKDDKTGLRTYIDLYRSELPPDMLELYCRNDVVNAIICYYAALSRDCHIRFDAKADYPEVCSISETDITVLLGNILENAVEACQRQSEGQNFIKLRVLRRSSSEILILADNTCSTPVIFKEGLPISSKRDGMGIGTSSMQDIAERYHGTVRFEWKEGIFYTSVMVQYELQKEHMPQYTNAT, via the coding sequence GTGATAGATACATGGATGGTGATACTGTTTCCATACCTTGATTTCATCCCTTTTGCGATTCCACGCTACTTGATGTTCAAGGAGAAGCTGCGTATCCCGTTTCGATATGTCTTGGTATTGATAACGGCTGTGGCAACGCTCAACAGCCTGTGCTTTTACCTCATCAACAGAGGTGGGTATGAGATGGCGGTGCAGTGGACGACCATCATGCGCTACGGCTTTATGATCGTCAACCTGACATTGTCCTTTACACTCATAAAAGAAAGTTTTTCAAAACTAATGTTCACATATTTATTGCTGTTTGCCTGGTCGTTCTTTGTGTTTGGAAACGCCAACTACATAGAAAGCAGGTTCTTCTGGGATTTTTCAGACCAGCATCCTTATCTTGTATACAACATCGCCCGCGTCATTGTATACCTGCTGACCTGTCCTTTCCTGTTCCACTTTTTCAGGCATACGATTACAGATGCCATAAAGATACAGGATGAGACGATGTGGCGCCACCTCTGGAAGATACCGCTGTTCTCGTCATTGTTTGGAATGCTGTACTGCTTCAGTGACGATGTCTATGCCTATGCCACCTGGCAGTTCATGGTATCGCGCTATCTCATGCTGTTTGGCACATGCTATGTGTCTTATGTGGCGCTAAAAGTGCTGGAGATATCCAAGAGCCGTACCCAGCTGGAAGAAGCGCTGAAATACGCCAACCACAGCATACTGATACAGAAGAAGCAGTTCGACAGCCTTGCAAGGCACATGGATGATATGCGCAGAGCCAGACATGACTTGCGCCAGCACCTGGCGGTCGTGCAGTCTTATATTGAAAAGGATGATAAGACAGGGCTTAGAACCTATATCGACCTATACCGCAGCGAACTTCCGCCTGATATGCTGGAACTCTACTGCCGCAATGACGTGGTAAATGCCATCATCTGTTATTATGCAGCTCTTTCCAGGGATTGCCATATACGCTTTGATGCCAAGGCAGACTATCCTGAGGTCTGTTCCATATCGGAAACAGATATCACCGTTCTGTTGGGAAACATTCTGGAAAATGCAGTAGAAGCCTGCCAGCGCCAGTCAGAAGGTCAAAATTTCATCAAACTCAGAGTTCTGCGCCGCAGCAGTTCGGAAATCCTGATTCTTGCGGACAATACATGCAGTACTCCTGTTATATTCAAGGAAGGCTTGCCGATATCCTCAAAGCGCGACGGCATGGGGATCGGGACATCTTCCATGCAGGATATCGCAGAGCGTTACCACGGCACAGTGCGCTTTGAATGGAAAGAGGGGATCTTCTATACTTCTGTGATGGTGCAGTACGAACTGCAAAAAGAACATATGCCACAGTACACAAATGCCACTTAA
- a CDS encoding LytR/AlgR family response regulator transcription factor: MKIAIIDDLLECRNEIHVCLRRFFSEHYDDGSPCVTEFSSGEDFLSSFQKAAYDLIFIDQYMQGRSGIDTARQIRQRDNFVTLVFITTSRDHAIESYQVRAGGYVLKPFSYADFEQAMLQLGIARLRNARFICVQDEKILLREIFWCDMDGHYVQIHTHRRGILRFRVSFGAVADKLFDYPQFLTCYKGCIVNLDHVERIDDLDFLLTNGERVLFSKRDRKKIESDYHTYLFQKAREEELL, encoded by the coding sequence ATGAAAATTGCGATCATTGATGACCTTTTGGAATGCAGGAATGAAATCCATGTCTGTCTGCGCCGGTTCTTTTCGGAGCATTATGATGATGGATCTCCCTGCGTTACGGAATTTTCCAGCGGGGAAGATTTTCTGTCCTCATTCCAGAAAGCAGCCTACGACCTGATATTCATAGACCAGTACATGCAGGGACGCTCGGGCATTGATACTGCAAGGCAGATCAGGCAGAGAGATAACTTTGTTACACTCGTGTTCATCACGACTAGCCGGGACCACGCCATAGAAAGCTATCAGGTTAGGGCAGGCGGATATGTACTGAAGCCATTCTCCTATGCGGATTTCGAACAGGCCATGCTCCAGCTCGGCATAGCCAGGTTACGAAATGCCCGTTTTATATGCGTGCAGGATGAAAAGATACTGCTGCGTGAGATTTTCTGGTGTGACATGGATGGACATTACGTCCAGATCCACACGCATCGAAGAGGGATTCTACGCTTCCGGGTATCCTTTGGCGCAGTGGCGGACAAGTTATTTGACTACCCTCAGTTTTTGACTTGCTATAAAGGATGTATCGTCAATCTTGACCACGTAGAGCGCATAGACGATCTGGATTTTCTGCTGACGAATGGGGAGAGAGTTTTATTTTCAAAGAGGGACAGAAAGAAGATAGAAAGCGACTATCATACCTATCTGTTCCAAAAAGCAAGAGAGGAGGAACTGCTGTGA
- a CDS encoding HdeD family acid-resistance protein — translation MKVITIIIGILLTVGGFFCIFRPGMTFLSTGWMLGLMLVIAGMNMTAAYIPGKGRDKKKDTDKGNLLCGIIISVLGLFLIVSGISRAVADIIILYVFGAGMAISGLLKISGGLFQKKRGIREWGWSLAFGILTICLGVYCFFHPLASAYAIGYMLGFIVLMQGFNLISLGSNLE, via the coding sequence ATGAAAGTTATTACGATAATAATAGGTATCTTACTGACCGTCGGAGGGTTTTTCTGCATATTCCGTCCGGGAATGACATTTCTAAGTACCGGCTGGATGTTAGGTCTTATGCTGGTAATTGCAGGCATGAATATGACTGCCGCCTATATACCGGGGAAAGGCCGGGATAAGAAAAAGGACACGGATAAAGGCAATCTGCTGTGCGGAATCATAATCTCAGTGCTGGGACTGTTTCTGATCGTGAGCGGTATATCTCGTGCTGTGGCGGACATCATAATCCTCTATGTGTTCGGGGCAGGCATGGCAATCAGCGGCCTGCTTAAGATTAGCGGAGGCCTGTTTCAGAAGAAGAGAGGAATCAGGGAGTGGGGATGGAGCCTGGCATTTGGCATACTGACCATATGCCTTGGAGTCTACTGCTTTTTCCATCCGCTTGCCAGCGCCTACGCAATCGGATACATGCTTGGATTCATTGTGCTGATGCAGGGATTCAACTTGATCAGTCTCGGTTCTAATCTGGAATAA
- a CDS encoding alkyl/aryl-sulfatase, with amino-acid sequence MKYRKLWSCILTTACVVSLTACTAAKGNENNDQKDSAPSEAGKKAADSAKKATDVTKKTNEEVYTLLDFDDQQELESAQKNLIVAPEELEIKDDSGKVVWSQKAYAFLEDTDAPDTVNPSLWRHTQMNHLYGLFRVTDGIYQVRGYDMTNITFIEGDTGWIVFDPLISTECARAALELVNKELGERPVMGIVMSHPHVDHYGGIKGIISAEEVAERKIPIIAPEGFEEHAVSENVYAGTAMGRRAGYQYGTILDPGETGSMAIGIGMGQSTGTISYLPPNDSIKATGDTRTIDGIEMEFQMTPGTEAPAEMNTWFPQKNALWMAENCTGTLHNLYTLRGAQVRDGNAWAGYIMEALTRYGGKAEVVFQAHNWPHWGNDIITEYMKNTAAVYKFINDQTLMYINQGYTSDEIAGMITLPEKLSEIWYTRQYYGTVAHNSKAVYQRYMGWYDANPVNLNRLAPTDRAQKYMEYMGDADEVLKKAKKDFEKGEYQWVAEVTNMIVFDDPDNQEARNLCADALEQLGYQAESGTWRNAYLSGARELREGTINDPAVKATGSFELMQSMSPEMMMDYLGILLDANAAQDLNLKINLDFTDEEPYLLTVESGVVLYQKGAKAPDADATLTMPRLGMFSILGGDKEQQKKAIHIEGDQDVITKLTEHMVEFEFFFNIIEP; translated from the coding sequence ATGAAGTATAGAAAACTCTGGTCCTGCATACTGACAACAGCCTGTGTGGTAAGCCTCACAGCATGCACTGCCGCTAAGGGCAATGAAAACAATGATCAAAAAGACAGCGCGCCGTCAGAGGCTGGAAAGAAAGCGGCGGACAGCGCAAAAAAAGCCACTGACGTCACAAAGAAAACAAACGAAGAAGTCTATACCCTGCTGGACTTCGACGACCAGCAGGAACTGGAATCTGCTCAGAAGAACCTCATCGTCGCCCCCGAAGAACTGGAGATCAAGGACGACAGCGGCAAGGTGGTGTGGAGCCAGAAAGCATACGCTTTCCTGGAAGATACGGACGCGCCCGATACTGTAAATCCAAGTCTCTGGCGCCACACCCAGATGAACCATCTCTACGGGCTGTTCCGGGTGACAGACGGTATCTACCAGGTGCGGGGATACGACATGACCAACATCACCTTCATCGAAGGAGATACCGGATGGATCGTTTTCGATCCCCTCATCAGCACCGAATGCGCCAGGGCAGCCTTAGAACTGGTGAATAAGGAACTGGGAGAACGCCCGGTCATGGGCATCGTCATGAGTCATCCCCACGTGGACCATTACGGCGGCATTAAGGGAATCATATCCGCGGAAGAAGTGGCAGAGCGGAAGATCCCCATCATAGCCCCGGAGGGATTCGAGGAACACGCGGTCAGCGAAAATGTATACGCCGGCACAGCCATGGGCCGGAGGGCAGGCTATCAGTACGGAACCATACTGGACCCCGGTGAGACAGGCTCCATGGCCATCGGCATCGGAATGGGACAGTCCACCGGCACCATTTCCTACCTGCCCCCCAACGACAGTATCAAAGCCACCGGCGACACCCGCACCATCGACGGGATAGAGATGGAATTCCAGATGACCCCTGGCACAGAAGCCCCGGCGGAGATGAACACCTGGTTTCCACAGAAAAATGCCCTCTGGATGGCGGAAAACTGCACAGGCACCCTGCACAACCTCTACACACTTAGAGGCGCGCAGGTGCGGGACGGAAACGCCTGGGCCGGGTACATCATGGAGGCCCTCACCCGCTACGGCGGCAAAGCAGAGGTTGTATTCCAGGCCCACAACTGGCCCCACTGGGGAAATGACATAATCACAGAATACATGAAAAATACAGCCGCAGTATATAAATTTATCAACGACCAGACTTTAATGTACATCAACCAGGGCTATACCTCCGATGAGATCGCAGGCATGATCACACTGCCGGAGAAACTAAGCGAGATCTGGTACACCCGCCAGTATTACGGCACCGTTGCCCACAACTCCAAAGCCGTATACCAGCGGTACATGGGCTGGTACGACGCCAACCCTGTAAACCTAAACCGCCTTGCCCCCACAGACCGGGCACAAAAATATATGGAGTACATGGGAGACGCGGACGAGGTACTGAAAAAAGCGAAGAAAGACTTTGAAAAGGGAGAATACCAGTGGGTGGCGGAAGTCACCAATATGATCGTATTCGACGACCCGGATAACCAGGAAGCAAGAAACCTTTGCGCCGACGCTTTAGAGCAGCTGGGCTACCAGGCGGAATCCGGTACCTGGCGCAACGCCTACCTGTCCGGCGCCAGAGAACTAAGAGAAGGAACTATTAACGACCCCGCCGTAAAAGCTACCGGAAGTTTCGAGCTTATGCAGTCCATGAGTCCGGAAATGATGATGGATTACTTAGGGATCCTCCTGGATGCCAATGCCGCCCAGGACCTGAACTTAAAAATCAACCTGGACTTCACAGATGAAGAACCCTACCTGCTCACTGTAGAATCCGGCGTGGTCCTCTACCAGAAAGGGGCAAAAGCCCCGGATGCTGACGCCACACTCACCATGCCCCGCTTAGGGATGTTCTCTATCCTCGGCGGCGACAAAGAACAGCAGAAAAAAGCCATCCACATAGAGGGGGACCAGGATGTGATTACAAAACTCACGGAACACATGGTAGAATTCGAATTTTTCTTTAATATAATAGAGCCTTAA
- a CDS encoding InlB B-repeat-containing protein has translation MKRKKYWNKWVTGVILLLCSMFLCPDVRAEGNENLPDNPYVYAALTREAILAWDVPDSSESGSYSYTLCEKQGDGGYVPVENGTGIDPSKGYFTLYKLKPDTTYTFAFQGQSPGGGSVMGADIHLATRQENTLRFSQQPESITTQIGRLAAFEATVRGEIGKMAETILQWQKLDNDGNWVDIDGACSRELGDNDIITVYPIHSVSQEDAESRYRVRVTRYYGNSSQPSVIDSKSAALYVGEGPYDIDLQIQDKPEEGIFTYTYLDSTGSLRNRTAVLIEPVSGISIPITAEIQGDQNTAFKWEATMFYRDMAIAQEAYNISEDGKDGNLRCPATMLPGGALSGKEVKLKGELMDKEDKILASSDLKPVSILKPGADRYALLYDVNGGNNAPENLAYIGAEAVGITLYAPAKQDSVFQGWRFEGSQDLLPMDADSLQTYLTVEEIKGADIKGNKSITLEAVWADKEHAITYAGADGIVNPNPAVYTSYSNVDLADIGKEGYEFAGWYEDEALTKQIRTIPGDISPEKKGQDITLYAGFSPLKEGDGPGGNTDPDIKPTPVQNSNQGNGAKNTSVSTGDNSNMWTLLAVISAALAVGISAAVYKGRRRKQR, from the coding sequence ATGAAACGGAAAAAATATTGGAATAAATGGGTTACAGGAGTCATTCTGTTGTTATGCAGCATGTTCCTCTGCCCGGATGTCAGGGCAGAGGGAAACGAGAATCTCCCGGACAATCCTTATGTATACGCAGCTCTCACCAGGGAGGCCATCCTGGCCTGGGATGTTCCCGACAGTAGTGAGTCCGGGTCCTACTCTTATACCCTGTGTGAGAAACAAGGGGACGGAGGCTATGTTCCCGTGGAAAACGGGACGGGAATAGATCCGTCAAAGGGCTATTTCACCCTTTATAAACTCAAGCCCGATACAACTTATACATTTGCTTTTCAGGGTCAGTCCCCAGGAGGCGGCAGCGTGATGGGAGCAGACATCCATCTGGCAACAAGGCAGGAAAATACACTCAGATTTTCCCAACAGCCAGAAAGTATAACGACTCAGATAGGGAGATTGGCGGCATTTGAGGCCACTGTCCGTGGCGAGATAGGTAAAATGGCCGAAACGATCCTCCAGTGGCAAAAGCTTGACAATGACGGAAACTGGGTAGATATCGATGGAGCCTGTTCAAGGGAGCTAGGGGATAATGATATAATAACCGTATATCCAATTCACTCTGTTTCCCAGGAAGACGCAGAATCTAGGTACCGGGTCCGGGTGACCAGGTATTATGGGAATTCAAGCCAGCCCTCTGTGATTGACTCCAAAAGTGCGGCACTGTATGTGGGAGAGGGGCCCTATGACATAGACCTGCAGATCCAGGATAAGCCAGAGGAGGGGATTTTTACCTACACTTACCTGGATAGCACCGGAAGTCTGCGTAATAGAACAGCCGTGCTGATTGAACCTGTTTCCGGGATTTCTATCCCGATAACGGCGGAAATTCAGGGCGATCAGAATACAGCGTTCAAATGGGAAGCCACTATGTTCTACAGGGATATGGCAATAGCTCAGGAAGCGTATAATATTTCGGAGGACGGCAAGGACGGCAATTTAAGGTGCCCAGCCACTATGTTACCCGGAGGGGCGCTCTCCGGGAAGGAGGTTAAGCTGAAGGGAGAGCTTATGGATAAAGAGGATAAGATTCTGGCAAGTTCTGACCTGAAGCCGGTAAGCATACTGAAACCCGGCGCTGACAGGTATGCATTATTGTATGATGTAAACGGAGGAAATAACGCACCGGAGAATCTGGCTTATATCGGCGCAGAGGCGGTGGGGATTACCCTGTATGCCCCTGCAAAACAAGATAGTGTATTTCAGGGATGGCGGTTTGAAGGCTCCCAGGATCTGCTCCCTATGGATGCGGACAGCCTGCAGACCTATCTTACGGTCGAAGAGATCAAAGGGGCGGACATAAAAGGAAATAAATCCATTACACTGGAGGCAGTCTGGGCGGACAAGGAGCACGCTATTACTTATGCAGGCGCGGACGGCATAGTCAATCCAAACCCTGCCGTGTACACATCATACAGTAATGTGGATCTTGCAGACATTGGTAAGGAAGGGTATGAGTTTGCCGGCTGGTACGAGGATGAAGCGCTCACGAAGCAGATCAGAACGATTCCGGGGGATATATCCCCGGAAAAGAAAGGACAGGACATCACCCTTTACGCCGGCTTCAGCCCGCTGAAAGAAGGAGACGGTCCTGGCGGCAATACAGACCCTGATATCAAACCAACCCCTGTCCAGAATAGCAATCAAGGCAATGGGGCAAAGAACACAAGTGTATCTACCGGAGATAACAGCAATATGTGGACGCTTCTGGCGGTTATCTCAGCAGCGCTGGCAGTTGGAATCAGCGCAGCCGTGTATAAGGGCAGGAGACGTAAGCAGCGTTAG